The following are encoded together in the Daucus carota subsp. sativus chromosome 5, DH1 v3.0, whole genome shotgun sequence genome:
- the LOC135152814 gene encoding uncharacterized protein LOC135152814, with the protein MYALTQPELISPSQVLTFWRTANYDDGSENGSPSLTCDYEGQEYVVSPATVRKALHLPEEKKYDASVPTQTLRDMMIFLGYSASTDKMGELKRPHLCKEWSFFYDCITRAFALPDKYEALFSDENIPQPPSPAHEPIAKSDPKPTSGSSQQGPVEKSSLKRILRSTKSPIKPSPPPRKRRFLQKISDSESDEDIPPPPPAKKLRKKIKPTSITDLTVEPPQSEDPEQALIPFSDQSAEPLLIEPLSAMPLDIAAADKQMLESTSDHNDQTEGNKSVEERIAADTDISEKPSDAPSKSEDAQIEMVLQLIQDSLVQPEDIVAAPAQEIPMAENSEAATEALESHTLSVSLADIDDDEGTEVTSTPIQAPGIHSIISEPVREPTPERVDSPVKAMSPVRESTPFIAPAVPGSPLPFSEPARRRICHLSYNHRMCRTMSPSVEDRLTSIEATQVSMNYTLADLSASVAQLVQVLTSADVKKGEKTSKDKCKPDQQMKRKKPDDDEEEKGEMSKQQKLLQIKETKKNSKEAASSDRPPRESQKQKSLELTVVTQAQSISKAVRDSDAVSKEINLVSSEVEKKKEKLVAEAEKLIEAGDPES; encoded by the exons atgtatgctctgactcagccagagctaatctctccttctcagGTTCTCACCTTCTGGAGGACAGCAAATTACGATGATGGAAGTGAAAATGGTTCTCCATCTCTCACCTGCGATTATGAAGGTCAAGAGTATGTAGTCTCACCAGCGACCgttaggaaggctcttcatcttcctgaagaaaaGAAGTATGATGCTTCAGTACCCACTCAGACTTTACGTGACATGATGATTTTTCTTGGGTATTCTGCAAGCACAGACAAAATgggggaacttaagcgtccacacctctgcaaggagtggagcttcttctatgactgcataaccagggcttttg CTTTACCTGACAAGTATGAagccttattctctgatgagaatatcccaCAGCCTCCATCTCCTGCTCATGAACCAATAGCAAAATCTGATCCCAAACCAACCTCTGGTTCTTctcaacaaggaccagttgaaaaatcttcacTAAAAAGGATACTCAGATCCACCAAATCCCCAATCAAACCTtcccctcctcccagaaaaagaagatttctacagaaaatttcagactctgaatcagatgaagacattcctcctcctccaccagcaaagaaactgagaaagaaaataaagccaACCTCTAtcactgatctgactgtggaaccacctcagtcagaggatcctgaacaagccttgattccattctctgatcaatCTGCAGAGCCCCTATTGATTGAACCTCTTTCTGCAATGCCACTTGATATTGCTGCAGCTGACAAACAAATGTTAGAGTCAACCTCTGATCACAATGATCAGACAGAGGGAAACAAGTCTGTTGAAGAAAGAATTGCAGCTGATACTGATATATCAGAAAAACCCTCTGATGCACCAAGTAAATCAGAGGATGCACAAATAGAAATGGTACTCCAGCTAATCCAGGATTCTCTGGTTCAACCTGAAgatattgttgcagctcctgctcaggagattcccATGGCTGAAAACTCTGAGGCAGCCACTGAAGCTCTAGAGTCACATACTCTGAGTGTTTCTCTTGcagacattgatgatgatgaaggaacAGAAGTCACATCAACCCCCATTCAAGCTCCTGGTATACATTCTATtatctctgagccagtcagagaacCTACACCAGAAAGGGTTGATTCCCCAGTTAAGGCAATGTCACCAGTCAGGGAATCCACTCCTTTTATAGCTCCTGCAGTTCCAGGTTCTCCACTTCCATTCTCTGAGCCTGCCAGAAGGAGAATCTGCCACTTGTCTTATAATCACAGGATGTGCAGAACCATGTCACCTTCTGTTGAGGACAGACTTACCTCTATTGAAGCTACTCAGGTTTCAATGAATTATACTCTGGCagatttgagtgcttctgtggcacaactggtacaggttctcacctctgctgatgtcaaaaagggggagaaaacatccaaagacaaatgcaaacctgatcagcaaatgaaaaggaaaaagccagatgatgatgaggaagaaaaagggGAGATGAGCAAACAGCAAAAGCTGCTGCAGatcaaagaaacaaagaagaacagtaAAGAAGCAGCAAGCTCTGATAGACCACCCAGAGAATCTCAAAAACAGAAATCCTTGGAATTGACTGTTGTAACTCAAGCTCAGAGTATAAgcaaagcagtcagagattcagatgctgTATCTAAAGAGATAAATCTTGTGAGCTCTGAggtggaaaagaagaaagaaaaattggttgctgaagctgaaaagttgattgaagctggagaccctgagtcttag